Sequence from the Aromatoleum petrolei genome:
GGCGACGACCACTCTGTTGAACAGCAGCGACGCGCGCCGCACGAGATCCTCGTGCCCGCGCGTGAAGGGGTCGAAGGTCCCCGGATAGATCGCCACCCCTTCCTTCATTCCTGCCTCCCATGCAGAAGATGAAAATGCACCTGGCCGGCACGGCCTGCCTTGACCGTGCTCAATCCTGCCAGTTCAGTAACTGCTGTTTCAGATTCGGCGTAAATCCAGCCGTCCGGCTTCAGCACCCGGCCGAGCCAGGGCTCCAGCCGCTCGAGCCAGCCCTGGTTGTAGGGCGGGTCGAGGAACACCACGTCGAACCTTTCGGAGGTGGTCTGCGCGAATTTTAGCGCATCGCCGCGAATGAGCTCCACTTGCGACGCTTGCAGGGCCGTTGCGGCCTGACGCAGCGCCCCGAAGGCGCGCGCGTCCGACTCCACGATCACCACGCGCTCGGCCCCGCGCGAGGCCGCCTCGAAGCCGAGGATGCCCGAGCCGCCGAAGAGGTCGAGGCAGCTCATGCCCTCGAGATCCTGACCGAGCCAGTTGAACAGCGTCTCGCGCACGCGGTCGGGTGTCGGGCGCAGGCCGGGGACGTTCGCGACTTCGAGCAGGCGCGAGCGCCATTCGCCGCCGACGATGCGAACCCGGCTCACTTGCCGTGGCCTGCCTT
This genomic interval carries:
- the rsmD gene encoding 16S rRNA (guanine(966)-N(2))-methyltransferase RsmD — translated: MSRVRIVGGEWRSRLLEVANVPGLRPTPDRVRETLFNWLGQDLEGMSCLDLFGGSGILGFEAASRGAERVVIVESDARAFGALRQAATALQASQVELIRGDALKFAQTTSERFDVVFLDPPYNQGWLERLEPWLGRVLKPDGWIYAESETAVTELAGLSTVKAGRAGQVHFHLLHGRQE